One Novipirellula caenicola genomic region harbors:
- a CDS encoding peptide ABC transporter substrate-binding protein: protein MPPEVRRAFLIVACLVVVAAVAWASLFDATPPADFSLQNGSDPKTIDPARATGNIESRIIFALFEGLLTMMPEGDPDPVTGLQPMSPQPGVAESYEISNDGRTYTFHLRENATWTDGTPVTSHDFAWSWQRMLHPETACEYTFQLYAVPFAEQYASGLVEVGDRVEVELWDRPLDTPTESSQQNFPRGTMLYGTLREIVKPPEPELADDLGDEERENAMLDWQQQWVYRVDVAKEDSDGNVLWDGEVQSQTFTVDLDSAAADENTQRCHAVMVAFGKLGSLETPDDRTFVVHLKDAVPYFPNLAAYYPLFAVNRKCVETYGSPLWTKAENIVTNGPFKLGFRRLRDRLRLVKNEDYHAVNPNGFDTVDFLSMEGQNTALNMYETGQIQWVTDPPTALLEELKTRDDFITAPQLSVYFYRLNVARKPLDDPRIRRAIAKAINRVQIVEQVTKSGQIPAYTNVPPGLALYESAVGINPDIEEAKQLLAEAGYPGGRGIPKMTLLYNTSEGHRAIAEVIQQQLLNNLNVKIELQNMEWGSFLDKTQQKDYDIARAGWIADYPDPNTFLDMWVTDGPQNSTNWSNKEYDQLIADSARESDPVKRMKLLQRAEQIWVDEMPVIPIYFYTSINMVKPNVKGFFPTAQDLHPLHLLEYRK from the coding sequence GTGCCTCCCGAAGTTCGCCGTGCTTTCCTGATCGTCGCCTGCCTTGTCGTGGTCGCCGCTGTCGCGTGGGCATCCTTGTTTGACGCAACGCCACCCGCCGATTTCAGCCTTCAAAACGGCAGCGATCCCAAGACCATCGACCCCGCCCGGGCGACAGGCAACATCGAAAGCCGGATCATCTTCGCGTTGTTCGAGGGACTGTTGACGATGATGCCCGAGGGCGATCCCGATCCGGTGACGGGATTGCAGCCGATGTCGCCTCAGCCCGGCGTGGCCGAGTCGTATGAGATTTCCAACGACGGCCGCACCTATACCTTCCATCTACGCGAGAACGCTACTTGGACCGACGGCACCCCGGTGACCAGTCACGATTTCGCCTGGAGTTGGCAGCGGATGCTGCACCCGGAAACCGCTTGCGAATACACCTTCCAGCTGTACGCGGTGCCCTTTGCCGAACAATACGCCAGCGGTTTGGTCGAAGTCGGTGACCGCGTCGAAGTCGAACTGTGGGACCGCCCGCTTGATACGCCGACGGAATCGAGCCAGCAAAATTTCCCTCGCGGCACGATGCTGTATGGAACGCTTCGCGAGATCGTCAAACCGCCCGAACCCGAACTGGCGGACGATCTCGGCGACGAAGAACGTGAAAACGCAATGCTCGATTGGCAACAACAATGGGTCTACCGCGTCGACGTCGCCAAGGAAGACTCCGATGGCAACGTGTTGTGGGATGGCGAAGTCCAATCGCAAACCTTTACCGTTGACTTGGACTCAGCGGCCGCCGATGAAAACACTCAGCGATGTCACGCTGTGATGGTCGCCTTTGGCAAACTCGGCAGCTTAGAAACGCCCGACGATCGCACCTTCGTTGTTCATTTGAAGGACGCGGTTCCCTACTTTCCCAATCTGGCGGCCTACTATCCGTTGTTCGCAGTGAATCGAAAGTGCGTGGAAACCTACGGATCGCCATTGTGGACCAAGGCCGAGAACATTGTCACCAACGGACCGTTCAAACTTGGGTTTCGTCGTTTGCGTGATCGATTGCGATTGGTCAAAAACGAAGACTACCATGCGGTCAATCCCAACGGTTTTGACACCGTCGACTTCCTTTCGATGGAAGGCCAAAACACGGCGCTGAACATGTACGAAACCGGGCAAATTCAATGGGTGACCGATCCGCCGACCGCCTTGTTGGAAGAACTGAAAACGCGTGACGATTTTATCACCGCGCCTCAATTGTCAGTCTACTTCTATCGTTTGAACGTGGCTCGCAAACCGCTCGATGACCCTCGTATTCGTCGTGCCATTGCCAAGGCGATTAACCGCGTTCAGATTGTCGAGCAAGTCACCAAGTCGGGGCAAATCCCGGCCTACACAAACGTGCCTCCGGGGCTTGCACTTTACGAAAGTGCAGTGGGCATCAATCCCGACATCGAAGAAGCGAAACAACTGCTCGCCGAGGCGGGCTATCCCGGGGGTCGCGGCATTCCCAAGATGACGCTGCTGTACAACACCAGCGAAGGGCATCGCGCGATCGCCGAAGTGATCCAGCAACAATTGCTGAACAATCTGAACGTCAAAATTGAACTGCAAAACATGGAATGGGGCAGTTTTCTGGATAAGACGCAGCAAAAAGATTACGACATCGCCCGAGCGGGCTGGATTGCCGATTACCCCGACCCCAATACGTTCCTGGACATGTGGGTCACCGACGGGCCGCAGAACAGCACGAATTGGAGCAACAAAGAGTACGACCAATTGATTGCCGATTCGGCACGTGAAAGCGACCCCGTGAAACGGATGAAATTGCTACAACGCGCCGAACAAATCTGGGTCGACGAGATGCCGGTGATTCCAATTTATTTCTACACCTCGATCAATATGGTCAAACCCAACGTCAAAGGGTTCTTTCCAACGGCCCAGGACTTACATCCGTTGCATTTGCTCGAGTATCGAAAGTAA
- a CDS encoding ABC transporter permease has product MRDLLSYIIKRFGWMLITLWIVYSVSFVLMRSVPGNPFSSERNVPPAIERQLKARYNLDAPPLEQYVDYLVGIVTRFDLGWCIRLEDYSVNQVLAEGFPVSASLAIFALVFAIVLGVSAGVVSAVYRGSFADVSMMAAAVLGIAIPNFVLASLAILLFVFGIQLFPAGGWGTLRQVALPALCLGAPVAAYIARLTRAGMLEVMTRDHVRTAFAKGLPRHTVITRHVLPGAMLPVVSYLGPATASVLTGSLVLEKIFALPGMGSHFIYAATQRDYTLAMGMVLTYTVILFIMNSLVDISYSVIDPRVKLQ; this is encoded by the coding sequence ATGCGAGATTTACTTAGCTACATCATCAAACGATTCGGCTGGATGCTGATCACGTTGTGGATTGTCTACAGCGTGTCGTTTGTGTTGATGCGCAGCGTTCCGGGAAATCCGTTCAGTAGCGAACGCAATGTGCCGCCGGCGATCGAGCGACAATTAAAGGCACGTTACAATCTGGACGCGCCGCCGCTGGAACAATACGTCGATTATCTAGTGGGGATTGTCACGCGATTTGACCTGGGTTGGTGCATCCGGTTAGAGGATTACAGCGTCAACCAAGTGCTCGCCGAAGGTTTTCCCGTCTCGGCATCGCTGGCGATTTTCGCTTTGGTGTTCGCCATTGTCTTGGGCGTTTCCGCCGGAGTGGTCTCGGCGGTCTATCGTGGTTCGTTTGCTGACGTGAGCATGATGGCGGCTGCAGTGCTAGGAATCGCGATCCCAAACTTTGTGCTCGCCAGTTTGGCGATCCTGCTGTTCGTGTTCGGAATCCAACTCTTTCCCGCGGGCGGCTGGGGGACGCTACGGCAAGTCGCGCTGCCGGCCCTATGCCTCGGAGCTCCGGTGGCCGCTTACATCGCGCGGCTGACGCGAGCGGGGATGTTAGAGGTGATGACCCGCGACCATGTTCGCACCGCGTTTGCCAAAGGCTTGCCACGACACACCGTGATCACGCGACATGTGTTGCCCGGTGCGATGTTGCCCGTGGTTTCGTATCTCGGACCAGCGACGGCCAGCGTTTTGACAGGATCGTTGGTACTGGAAAAGATCTTCGCATTGCCTGGTATGGGCAGCCATTTCATTTACGCCGCGACCCAGCGTGATTACACACTCGCAATGGGTATGGTGCTCACTTACACCGTCATCTTGTTCATCATGAATTCGCTTGTGGACATCTCGTACTCGGTCATCGATCCACGGGTGAAATTGCAATGA
- a CDS encoding ABC transporter permease — protein MSVAEKKEIDRELLEKMLAESNQIHGVSLWQDAWKRLRRKRTAMASMGFLVVLALMALLTPLLPLQSPIDKDLNNRRFLSPNLHPMVMGSREGLKFADGRLTSELAAFNEEIATLQQSLDAATDPEERAKLILAIDERYQVEHPFNQLWNELGPVSWQLTRARVALFGDYAIPSIFGTDILGRDLLARVFWGARVSLIVGIVATLVSLLIGVSYGAIAGYFGGWIDAVMMRIVDMMYSIPFIFVVIFLVTFLGEDSVKKKLDGIGIDQITIFYIIIGAIYWLTMSRVVRGQILSLRHEQFVESARTVGASPPRIIFRHLVPNVLGIVIVYLTLTIPSVMLFEAFLSFLGLGVAPPDVSWGLLLNDGVEALSSVKLFWWVVVFPGLSLASTLFALNFLGDGLRDALDPRMKNRD, from the coding sequence ATGAGTGTTGCTGAGAAAAAAGAAATCGATCGCGAGCTGCTTGAAAAGATGCTCGCCGAGTCCAACCAAATCCATGGTGTCTCGCTATGGCAGGATGCTTGGAAACGGCTGCGTCGTAAGCGAACAGCGATGGCGTCGATGGGATTCCTGGTTGTTTTGGCGTTGATGGCGCTACTGACACCGCTGTTGCCGCTGCAAAGTCCGATCGACAAGGATTTGAACAACCGCCGGTTTTTGTCACCCAACCTACACCCCATGGTCATGGGGTCTCGCGAAGGACTGAAGTTTGCGGACGGACGCTTGACCAGCGAGTTGGCGGCATTCAATGAAGAAATCGCGACGCTTCAGCAATCGCTTGATGCCGCTACGGATCCCGAAGAACGAGCGAAATTGATCCTTGCGATCGATGAACGCTACCAAGTCGAACACCCCTTTAACCAACTTTGGAACGAACTCGGCCCGGTTTCCTGGCAACTCACCCGAGCTCGAGTGGCCCTGTTTGGCGACTATGCGATCCCCAGTATCTTCGGCACCGATATCCTCGGCCGCGATCTGTTGGCTCGTGTCTTTTGGGGAGCCCGGGTGTCGCTGATCGTCGGCATCGTCGCGACGTTGGTCAGTTTGTTGATCGGCGTCAGCTACGGCGCGATCGCAGGTTATTTCGGCGGCTGGATCGATGCCGTGATGATGCGGATCGTCGACATGATGTATTCGATTCCGTTTATTTTTGTCGTCATCTTTCTGGTCACGTTTCTCGGCGAGGACAGCGTCAAGAAAAAGCTCGACGGAATTGGAATCGACCAAATCACGATCTTCTACATCATTATCGGAGCGATCTACTGGTTGACGATGTCGCGAGTGGTTCGGGGCCAGATCCTATCGCTTCGCCATGAACAATTTGTCGAATCGGCGCGAACCGTGGGGGCATCCCCGCCACGGATCATCTTTCGCCATCTGGTGCCCAATGTACTGGGGATCGTGATCGTTTACCTGACGCTGACGATTCCCTCGGTGATGCTGTTCGAAGCCTTCTTGTCGTTCCTCGGTCTGGGCGTGGCGCCCCCCGATGTTTCGTGGGGACTGCTACTAAACGATGGCGTCGAAGCGTTATCGAGCGTGAAGCTGTTTTGGTGGGTTGTGGTTTTCCCAGGCCTCTCGCTTGCGTCGACTTTGTTTGCGTTGAACTTTCTCGGTGACGGACTTCGTGACGCACTGGATCCTCGTATGAAAAACCGGGACTAG
- a CDS encoding ABC transporter ATP-binding protein, whose product MPESNDSPILSVENLQVSFKTDDGIVRAVRGVSFDIRPGETVGIVGESGSGKSVTNLALMGLVPKPPGRIDGGSAMYGGRDLLKMNESQLRTIRGRKIAMIFQDPMTALNPLMTVEQQLCEITQLHLGLTKKQARSRAVEMLELVGISSPAKRLRDYPHQFSGGMRQRVMIAMALSCEPDVLIADEPTTALDVTIQAQILDLLADLQKRRGTSILLITHDLGVVAGVCHRVLVMYAGRVVEKASVNDLFAQPKHPYTLGLLNSLPRFDQEQSDLLQAIPGQPPDMARVPEGCSFRARCRYAIDKCATIDPPLAPAGEGRLAACIVDVENATPRDYEVTQ is encoded by the coding sequence ATGCCCGAATCCAACGATTCACCGATCCTTTCGGTCGAAAATTTGCAGGTTAGCTTTAAAACCGACGACGGCATCGTCCGCGCGGTTCGCGGCGTGTCGTTTGACATTCGCCCCGGCGAAACGGTGGGGATTGTTGGCGAAAGCGGCAGCGGTAAAAGCGTCACCAATTTGGCGTTGATGGGGTTGGTCCCAAAACCGCCAGGACGCATCGACGGCGGCTCGGCGATGTATGGTGGTCGCGATCTGCTGAAGATGAACGAATCGCAATTGCGAACGATTCGTGGACGAAAGATCGCGATGATCTTCCAAGACCCGATGACAGCGCTGAATCCGCTGATGACGGTCGAGCAGCAATTGTGCGAGATCACGCAGTTGCACTTGGGACTGACCAAAAAACAAGCTCGCAGCCGCGCCGTCGAGATGCTTGAATTGGTCGGGATTAGCTCGCCCGCGAAACGGTTGCGAGATTACCCGCATCAATTCAGTGGCGGGATGCGGCAACGGGTGATGATCGCGATGGCATTATCGTGTGAGCCCGATGTGTTGATTGCCGATGAGCCCACAACGGCACTGGACGTGACCATCCAAGCTCAGATTTTGGATTTGCTGGCTGATCTTCAGAAACGCCGCGGCACCAGCATCTTGTTGATCACACACGACCTTGGCGTGGTCGCCGGCGTTTGCCACCGCGTGTTGGTGATGTACGCCGGCCGCGTGGTCGAGAAGGCTTCGGTGAACGATTTGTTTGCCCAGCCGAAACATCCCTACACGTTGGGGCTATTGAATTCGTTGCCTCGATTTGATCAAGAGCAAAGTGACTTGTTGCAAGCGATCCCTGGCCAACCGCCGGACATGGCACGCGTCCCTGAGGGATGTTCCTTTCGAGCACGTTGCCGCTACGCGATTGACAAATGTGCCACCATCGATCCACCGCTTGCACCCGCGGGCGAAGGCCGATTGGCGGCATGCATCGTCGACGTTGAAAACGCGACGCCTCGCGATTACGAGGTGACCCAATGA
- a CDS encoding oligopeptide/dipeptide ABC transporter ATP-binding protein, with protein MSQSPLLEVQNLKVHFPFSRGSLFRPERGVIRAVDDISFQIKEGETLGLVGESGCGKSTTARAIIGLVPPTAGTIRLNGSDITGLGDREMLPFRQQVQMVFQDPFASLNPRMTVGGIIGEPLVVHNLAKGRDRKLEVIRLMELVGLNPRFLNRYPHEFSGGQRQRIGIARALAVEPKLILCDEPVSALDVSIQAQIINLLMELQQRLGLSYLFIAHDLSVVRHIATRVGVMYLGRMVELADAADLYRSPTHPYTEALLSAVPVPDPVVAATRDRIVLEGEVPSPDREYPGCAFVDRCWIAEQKCREIRPNLGDQAHAAACHVRCPETS; from the coding sequence ATGAGCCAAAGTCCATTGCTTGAAGTCCAAAATCTAAAAGTCCACTTTCCGTTTAGCCGTGGATCGTTGTTCCGTCCGGAACGAGGGGTGATTCGCGCCGTCGACGATATCTCGTTCCAAATCAAAGAAGGCGAGACGCTGGGTTTGGTGGGCGAATCGGGGTGCGGAAAATCGACCACCGCGCGTGCCATCATTGGCTTAGTGCCACCCACCGCCGGGACCATCCGGCTGAACGGATCGGATATCACTGGGCTTGGTGATCGCGAGATGCTGCCATTTCGCCAACAAGTCCAAATGGTGTTTCAAGATCCATTCGCATCGCTGAACCCTCGCATGACCGTCGGCGGGATCATTGGTGAACCATTGGTGGTGCACAACTTGGCCAAAGGCCGCGACCGCAAACTCGAAGTCATTCGTTTGATGGAATTGGTCGGGCTGAACCCACGCTTCCTAAATCGTTATCCCCACGAATTCAGCGGTGGTCAACGTCAGCGGATTGGGATCGCCCGTGCGCTTGCGGTCGAGCCTAAATTGATTCTCTGTGACGAACCTGTTTCTGCGTTGGACGTTTCGATCCAAGCCCAAATCATCAACTTGTTGATGGAACTGCAGCAGCGACTTGGACTGTCGTACTTGTTCATCGCTCACGACTTGAGCGTCGTTCGGCACATCGCGACCCGGGTTGGGGTGATGTATTTGGGGCGAATGGTCGAACTTGCCGACGCGGCCGACCTGTATCGATCGCCGACTCATCCTTATACCGAAGCGTTGCTATCGGCGGTTCCGGTGCCGGACCCTGTAGTGGCGGCGACACGGGACCGAATCGTGCTCGAAGGCGAAGTCCCATCGCCGGATCGCGAGTATCCGGGCTGTGCGTTTGTCGACCGATGCTGGATCGCCGAACAGAAGTGCCGCGAAATACGACCGAATTTGGGCGATCAAGCCCACGCGGCCGCGTGCCACGTTCGCTGTCCCGAGACATCGTAG
- a CDS encoding CPBP family intramembrane glutamic endopeptidase: protein MDEHEETLDQSPNDLFLTAVIFESSLGLLALLLGWALGPDPRAMIPDGGFENLRTIGSGLAYGCAAAVPMLLVIALIRKIPWEPVRELERLSDDGMIRTLLSLGRAELVVISLCAGVGEELLFRGWLLPWLANIGGGDASPSPVEWGAALIGSSIAFGMVHPITRLYVVLAAAMGLYFGALLLWTENLLIPIAAHAAYDAVQLLSPGFKRNESDDANEA from the coding sequence ATGGATGAACACGAAGAAACGCTCGACCAGTCGCCCAATGACCTGTTTTTAACGGCAGTGATCTTTGAGTCGTCGCTTGGGCTGTTGGCACTTCTGCTGGGATGGGCCCTCGGCCCCGATCCGCGAGCCATGATCCCCGATGGCGGTTTCGAAAATCTGCGAACAATCGGCTCGGGACTCGCCTATGGCTGTGCCGCCGCGGTGCCAATGCTGCTGGTCATCGCATTGATTCGTAAGATCCCCTGGGAACCGGTTCGCGAACTGGAACGGCTCAGCGATGACGGCATGATCCGCACGCTGCTAAGTCTCGGGCGTGCCGAATTGGTCGTGATCAGTCTTTGCGCCGGAGTGGGCGAAGAACTGCTGTTTCGCGGCTGGCTGCTGCCTTGGCTTGCGAATATTGGCGGCGGCGATGCGTCGCCTAGCCCGGTCGAATGGGGTGCGGCGTTGATCGGATCATCGATCGCATTTGGGATGGTCCATCCCATCACGCGGCTGTACGTCGTGTTGGCCGCCGCGATGGGGCTGTACTTTGGTGCCTTGTTGCTTTGGACCGAGAATCTACTGATCCCCATCGCTGCTCACGCTGCCTACGACGCCGTCCAACTGCTGAGCCCCGGATTCAAACGCAACGAATCAGACGACGCCAACGAAGCCTAG
- a CDS encoding Lpg1974 family pore-forming outer membrane protein, which yields MTTKKCRPVVGSSALRILLVLLASVGLSETMALAQQYAASYQFGDAHCDCDASGGGQRLPANWFNTPHIPLDSTVYSTPGPVVGCGPTCHPNAVSATTACDPAPRSGTLLGGFEFMWMRAHFDQNVAMIIDPPVGNTLVPFSYDYALSSRTWLGWQSLKSGGGFRATYFRFDEQADTEAVTAVTGSTPVFVYVYGAGGNLSRNAQAQVGETMTSNHELTLQALDLEATQQFRWNSLVGTLGGGVRIASIKQFMRGDVRDAGGVLQEAVSNDLDVQGAGPTASLQLRRGIGSSRLDVYGGLRGSLLMSETTQKIYEMKNVFTTELEDAAIHREVITAMEMSLGLQWNQSLGRHSAWFARAGYEGQAWFDVGGPVDSSSTLSLDAITFALGLQF from the coding sequence ATGACCACCAAGAAATGCCGACCCGTGGTCGGTTCGTCGGCCCTACGGATATTACTCGTTTTACTCGCATCGGTCGGTTTGAGTGAGACGATGGCTTTGGCCCAACAATACGCTGCTTCGTATCAATTTGGAGATGCTCACTGTGATTGTGATGCATCGGGCGGCGGTCAGCGATTACCGGCAAACTGGTTCAACACGCCGCACATCCCGTTGGATTCGACCGTCTACAGTACGCCTGGGCCCGTAGTCGGTTGTGGTCCAACGTGTCATCCAAATGCTGTCTCCGCGACAACCGCTTGCGACCCGGCGCCACGTAGCGGAACGCTATTGGGGGGATTCGAATTCATGTGGATGCGAGCCCATTTTGACCAAAACGTGGCGATGATCATTGACCCACCGGTGGGCAACACGCTGGTGCCGTTCTCATACGACTATGCATTGTCGTCTCGTACGTGGCTTGGTTGGCAATCGCTGAAGAGTGGGGGTGGATTTCGGGCGACCTATTTTCGTTTTGACGAGCAAGCCGACACCGAAGCGGTGACCGCGGTCACTGGCTCGACCCCGGTATTCGTGTATGTCTACGGTGCCGGCGGCAACTTGTCACGAAACGCTCAGGCTCAAGTCGGTGAAACAATGACGTCCAATCACGAATTGACACTGCAAGCACTCGATCTCGAAGCGACTCAGCAGTTCCGGTGGAACTCGCTGGTGGGAACGCTTGGCGGTGGGGTGCGAATCGCCAGTATCAAGCAATTCATGCGTGGCGATGTTCGCGATGCTGGTGGCGTGCTGCAAGAAGCGGTTAGTAACGATTTGGATGTCCAGGGAGCCGGTCCCACGGCATCGCTGCAGCTGCGACGCGGAATCGGCAGCAGCCGACTCGACGTGTACGGCGGACTTCGTGGTTCGTTGTTGATGAGCGAGACGACACAGAAGATCTACGAGATGAAGAACGTCTTTACCACCGAGCTCGAGGATGCGGCGATCCATCGCGAAGTCATCACTGCGATGGAGATGTCGCTGGGGTTGCAGTGGAATCAATCACTCGGTCGGCACTCGGCCTGGTTCGCCCGAGCCGGTTACGAAGGCCAAGCATGGTTTGATGTCGGCGGCCCCGTCGATTCATCAAGCACTCTATCGCTAGACGCAATCACCTTCGCCCTCGGACTGCAGTTTTAG
- a CDS encoding cupin domain-containing protein: MAIQHAKPGEVFDVGPLGDAIADTKTSTLLKTATFEVLRLNLPAGKVIAEHKARGEITVQCIEGRVTFTAMGNANELTAGKMLFLSAAEPHEVQAMEDSSLLVTLMLAKK, encoded by the coding sequence ATGGCAATCCAGCACGCGAAACCAGGGGAAGTGTTTGACGTCGGCCCGTTGGGCGACGCCATCGCCGACACCAAAACATCGACGCTACTGAAGACCGCGACCTTCGAAGTGTTGCGATTGAACTTACCCGCAGGCAAAGTCATCGCCGAGCACAAGGCACGCGGCGAGATCACGGTTCAGTGCATCGAAGGCCGCGTGACCTTTACCGCGATGGGCAACGCGAACGAACTGACCGCGGGCAAAATGTTGTTTTTGTCGGCGGCTGAGCCTCATGAGGTTCAGGCCATGGAAGATTCGTCGCTACTGGTCACCCTAATGCTTGCTAAAAAATAG
- the hmpA gene encoding NO-inducible flavohemoprotein, producing the protein MLSDKTIQIVKAITPLVAANAETITRRFYTRMFEGNPEVKAFFNQAHQHSGGQQKALAGAICAYFSHIDNPAVLMPAVELIAQKHCSLGIKAEHYPIVGEHLLGAIKDVMRDAATDEIIDAVAEAYQFLADIFIGREGAIYEEQQSAPGGWNGYRSFVVDRKVPESDEVMSFYLRPEDQGPLPPFRPGQYITVHIEHPTTPTSPRNYSLSERPGVEHFRISVKREQALSPDAPHGLISNHLHDEIQPGHIVKVGPPCGEFTIDPDSTTSGRPVVLLAGGIGVTPLLSMAKSIVHANPEASIYFLQAARNSRVHAFADEIGNLASLSPNMHTRVLYDCPLPGDLENNRCDGVGFITTELLREWTPYQDADFYFCGPKPFMQAVHACLQELGVDETRVRYEFFGPKEELQQSVAKVG; encoded by the coding sequence ATGTTGAGTGACAAGACCATTCAAATTGTCAAAGCGATTACTCCGTTGGTCGCGGCCAATGCGGAAACGATTACTCGCCGCTTTTACACGCGGATGTTTGAAGGCAATCCGGAAGTGAAGGCCTTTTTCAACCAAGCTCACCAACATTCCGGCGGCCAGCAAAAAGCGTTAGCCGGAGCGATCTGTGCCTACTTCTCTCATATCGACAATCCCGCCGTGCTGATGCCGGCAGTCGAGTTGATCGCTCAAAAACATTGCTCGCTGGGGATCAAAGCCGAGCATTACCCCATCGTCGGCGAGCATTTGCTCGGGGCGATCAAAGACGTGATGCGCGACGCGGCGACCGACGAGATCATCGACGCGGTGGCCGAAGCGTATCAGTTTTTGGCGGACATCTTCATCGGCCGCGAAGGGGCGATCTATGAAGAGCAGCAGTCTGCACCGGGCGGCTGGAATGGTTACCGCAGCTTCGTGGTTGATCGCAAGGTTCCCGAGAGCGATGAAGTGATGTCGTTCTATCTGCGTCCTGAGGACCAAGGCCCGTTGCCGCCATTTCGACCAGGGCAATACATTACCGTCCACATTGAACACCCCACCACCCCGACGTCGCCTCGCAATTACAGTTTGTCCGAGCGTCCAGGCGTCGAGCATTTCCGCATCAGCGTCAAGCGAGAACAAGCACTTTCGCCTGATGCCCCCCACGGGTTGATCTCGAATCATCTGCACGATGAAATTCAACCCGGGCATATCGTCAAAGTGGGACCCCCGTGCGGCGAGTTCACCATTGATCCCGATTCGACCACGTCGGGACGTCCGGTGGTGTTGTTGGCGGGCGGGATCGGAGTCACACCGCTGTTGTCGATGGCCAAGTCCATCGTGCATGCCAATCCCGAGGCATCGATCTATTTCCTGCAGGCGGCTCGCAACAGTCGGGTGCATGCATTTGCTGATGAGATCGGAAATCTGGCGTCACTCAGCCCCAACATGCACACACGCGTGCTTTATGACTGTCCGTTGCCAGGCGATTTGGAAAACAACCGCTGCGACGGGGTCGGTTTTATCACGACCGAGCTGTTGCGTGAGTGGACGCCCTACCAAGACGCCGATTTTTACTTCTGTGGCCCCAAGCCGTTCATGCAAGCCGTCCACGCTTGCTTGCAAGAATTGGGCGTCGATGAAACTCGCGTCCGCTACGAATTCTTCGGCCCCAAAGAAGAGTTGCAGCAATCAGTCGCAAAAGTGGGATAG
- a CDS encoding Rrf2 family transcriptional regulator, protein MLSKTAEYALRAVTCLGTRIGQPSSADVLAEQTKVPRRYLNRVLQDLAAAGLVRSRSGPGGGYELAKEPAEITILDVVNAVAPLERINACPLGLKSHTSLCPLHAELDRAYEATQAAFAGVTMQQLLESTNPIVPLREVS, encoded by the coding sequence ATGCTTTCAAAAACAGCGGAATACGCTCTGCGAGCGGTGACTTGTTTGGGCACTCGGATTGGCCAACCCTCCTCGGCCGACGTTTTAGCGGAACAGACCAAGGTGCCGCGGCGTTATCTCAACCGAGTGCTGCAAGACTTGGCAGCGGCCGGCTTGGTCCGCTCACGCAGCGGCCCCGGCGGTGGCTATGAATTGGCGAAAGAACCGGCGGAGATTACGATTTTGGACGTGGTCAATGCGGTCGCGCCACTGGAACGAATCAACGCCTGCCCCTTGGGTTTAAAATCCCACACGTCGCTTTGCCCACTGCACGCCGAACTGGATCGCGCCTACGAGGCGACTCAGGCCGCATTTGCCGGCGTGACGATGCAACAATTGCTTGAATCAACCAACCCGATTGTCCCGTTGCGTGAAGTCTCGTGA
- a CDS encoding DUF3124 domain-containing protein: MPKPTEEDSETMMRNFKLIVFLTVVIPIVALTFFLEMRFEAIEDEIQFLEPGTRDAARTDLDALPWHPVQGQTLYVPAYSHIFHQSGEPRLLTVTLSARNTDRKNDIVLTSVRYYDTSGKERRSLVDKPLRLGPLASTEFVIEQKDKSGGSGASFIVEWKAGQPVNTPVVETVMIDTSNTQGISFVRPATVLEETTQNNGSATAAAPDKVGAAE; this comes from the coding sequence ATGCCCAAACCCACCGAAGAAGATTCGGAAACGATGATGCGGAACTTCAAGCTGATCGTGTTTTTGACGGTGGTCATCCCGATCGTTGCGTTGACGTTTTTCCTGGAAATGCGATTTGAGGCGATCGAAGACGAAATCCAATTCTTAGAACCGGGAACTCGTGATGCCGCAAGAACGGACCTCGACGCATTGCCGTGGCACCCGGTCCAAGGTCAAACGCTGTATGTCCCAGCCTACTCACACATCTTTCATCAAAGCGGCGAACCTCGACTGCTAACCGTCACGCTATCTGCGCGTAACACCGACCGAAAGAACGACATCGTGTTGACATCGGTTCGCTATTACGACACCAGCGGCAAAGAGCGACGTTCGCTGGTAGACAAACCGCTTCGGCTCGGACCTTTGGCGTCGACCGAATTTGTCATCGAACAGAAAGACAAAAGCGGTGGCAGCGGAGCCAGTTTCATTGTCGAGTGGAAAGCGGGACAGCCCGTCAACACGCCAGTCGTCGAGACGGTGATGATCGACACCAGCAACACACAAGGCATCTCGTTCGTGCGCCCGGCAACCGTGCTAGAGGAAACAACGCAAAACAACGGTAGTGCTACCGCTGCAGCCCCCGACAAGGTCGGTGCAGCCGAGTAA